Proteins encoded together in one Stutzerimonas stutzeri window:
- a CDS encoding GNAT family N-acetyltransferase — MPMSAEVRTLDSGYDRETRSLLYHAYRHEPTFAYLFEADRPGYQQRVRATVRELVNQHFLQQQPALGLLLNDRLIAVALIAPPQRRLDITESWAWRARMLLTAGFRCTRRYLDYHAAVLACLPSGAVHLLPLLGVHPQFQGQHYGEQLLEAVHEWCAEDETSQGLVIDTGNPRYLNFYQRQGYEEIGQVAVGPVVEHVFFHPAPRRMEAAR, encoded by the coding sequence ATGCCGATGTCCGCCGAGGTTCGCACGCTCGACAGTGGTTACGACCGCGAAACCCGTTCGCTGCTGTATCACGCTTACCGCCACGAACCGACCTTTGCCTACCTCTTCGAGGCCGACCGCCCGGGCTATCAGCAGCGGGTCCGCGCCACGGTGCGTGAACTGGTGAACCAGCATTTCCTGCAACAGCAACCGGCGCTGGGGCTGTTGCTGAACGACCGGCTGATCGCCGTTGCGCTGATCGCGCCGCCGCAGCGTCGGCTGGACATTACCGAGAGCTGGGCCTGGCGGGCACGGATGCTGCTGACTGCCGGTTTTCGCTGCACGCGGCGCTACCTGGATTACCACGCCGCGGTGCTCGCCTGCCTGCCCAGCGGTGCCGTGCACCTGCTGCCGTTGCTTGGCGTGCACCCGCAGTTCCAGGGCCAGCATTATGGCGAGCAGTTGCTGGAAGCGGTGCATGAGTGGTGTGCCGAGGACGAAACCTCCCAGGGCCTGGTCATCGACACCGGCAACCCGCGCTACCTGAACTTCTATCAACGGCAAGGCTACGAAGAAATCGGCCAGGTGGCAGTAGGGCCGGTCGTCGAACACGTCTTCTTCCATCCGGCGCCCCGGCGGATGGAAGCGGCACGCTAG
- the tpx gene encoding thiol peroxidase — translation MTEVTLKGTPVQVAGEFPQAGQQAKPFRLVGADLADVELAAFAGKRKILNIFPSVDTPTCATSVRKFNAQASALANTVVLCISADLPFAQKRFCGAEGLENVVNLSTMRGAEFLRDYGVALASGPLAGVAARAVIVLDEQDRVLHSELVSEIGSEPNYEAAIASLG, via the coding sequence ATGACAGAAGTCACCCTGAAAGGCACCCCCGTCCAGGTAGCCGGCGAGTTTCCGCAGGCCGGCCAGCAGGCCAAGCCGTTTCGCCTGGTAGGCGCCGACCTCGCCGACGTCGAGCTGGCAGCCTTTGCCGGCAAGCGCAAGATCCTCAACATCTTCCCAAGCGTCGATACGCCGACCTGCGCCACCTCGGTACGCAAGTTCAACGCCCAGGCCAGCGCCCTGGCAAACACCGTGGTGCTTTGCATTTCCGCCGACCTGCCGTTCGCGCAGAAGCGTTTCTGTGGTGCCGAAGGGCTGGAGAACGTGGTCAACCTGTCGACCATGCGCGGTGCCGAATTCCTTCGCGACTACGGCGTGGCCCTGGCCAGCGGCCCTCTGGCAGGCGTCGCCGCACGCGCGGTGATCGTGCTGGATGAGCAGGACCGCGTACTGCACAGCGAACTGGTCAGCGAGATCGGCAGCGAGCCGAACTACGAGGCGGCCATCGCCTCGCTTGGCTGA
- the murJ gene encoding murein biosynthesis integral membrane protein MurJ, producing the protein MNVSLVILALTVASFLLGFLRDLFIARSFGLSWEADLIFVALILPLFFENFLGLALRDTMIPYLQKLRSQSQSLFESVARWLYWRIMLLGGAACALILLTSYWVLNALAPGWTPEQVANGQLVFCVGALLIGVQAALYCQGALLNMDNVFIMPMTRTLLLNAGAIIGILLFEPSGMVIFLGMLLPQVVLIVLQHRRIHYLRGEAMPLEKGHGSQFGLAFAPILLAAGAQQACILAERMFASFLEEGSITMLSFAFRIVTIPLTLYAMSVLSVLFPQFSSSWNDEDHNAHAAVIRKGLLATLLFLVPATVVLCSFPEAVVAVLLERGEFGAAQTQATASLMVIYALGLPAMGLALLWGRALLAQHQARLFLVITLISSTMTIALDALLYRHYGAAGLALAFSSGAALQALFMGLFVYRASPRGAGVPVLVRWLATATVLAVALHFVPQPEGFIQLCLYIGLVLIGFAAGVMLLGERDLFKPGYWSMRKA; encoded by the coding sequence ATGAATGTATCGCTGGTCATTCTGGCGTTGACTGTCGCCAGTTTTCTTCTGGGTTTTCTTCGCGACCTGTTCATTGCCCGCTCTTTCGGCCTCAGCTGGGAAGCGGATCTCATCTTCGTTGCGCTCATCCTGCCGCTGTTCTTCGAGAACTTCCTGGGCCTGGCATTGCGCGACACCATGATTCCCTACCTCCAGAAGCTACGCAGCCAGTCGCAGTCTCTGTTCGAATCCGTCGCGCGCTGGCTCTACTGGCGCATCATGCTGCTCGGTGGCGCAGCCTGCGCGCTGATCCTGCTGACCAGCTACTGGGTGCTCAACGCCCTGGCGCCGGGCTGGACGCCCGAGCAGGTCGCCAACGGCCAGCTGGTTTTCTGCGTCGGCGCGCTGCTGATCGGCGTCCAGGCCGCGCTGTACTGCCAGGGCGCGCTACTGAACATGGACAACGTGTTCATCATGCCGATGACTCGCACCCTCCTGCTCAATGCCGGCGCGATCATCGGCATTCTGCTGTTCGAGCCCAGCGGCATGGTCATCTTTCTCGGCATGCTGCTGCCCCAGGTGGTGCTGATCGTCCTGCAGCATCGACGCATCCATTACCTGCGCGGTGAGGCGATGCCGCTCGAGAAAGGCCATGGCAGCCAGTTCGGCCTGGCTTTCGCGCCCATTCTGCTGGCAGCCGGTGCGCAGCAGGCCTGCATACTGGCCGAGCGGATGTTCGCCTCGTTCCTCGAGGAAGGCAGCATCACCATGCTGTCGTTCGCGTTCCGTATCGTCACGATCCCGCTGACCCTGTATGCCATGTCGGTGCTGTCGGTGCTGTTCCCGCAGTTCTCCTCCAGCTGGAACGACGAGGACCACAACGCCCACGCCGCGGTGATCCGCAAGGGGCTGCTGGCGACTTTGCTGTTCCTGGTGCCGGCGACCGTGGTGCTCTGCTCCTTCCCGGAGGCCGTGGTGGCGGTCCTACTAGAACGCGGCGAATTCGGCGCTGCGCAGACCCAGGCCACCGCCTCGCTGATGGTCATCTACGCGCTCGGCCTGCCGGCGATGGGTCTCGCGCTGCTCTGGGGGCGCGCGCTGCTCGCGCAGCATCAGGCTCGCCTGTTCCTGGTCATCACATTGATCAGCTCGACCATGACCATCGCGCTCGATGCACTGCTCTATCGGCATTACGGCGCCGCAGGCCTGGCGCTGGCGTTCTCCAGCGGCGCCGCGCTGCAGGCACTGTTCATGGGCCTGTTTGTCTATCGCGCCTCGCCGCGCGGTGCCGGCGTACCGGTGCTGGTTCGCTGGCTGGCGACGGCAACCGTGCTGGCGGTGGCGCTGCATTTCGTACCGCAGCCAGAGGGGTTCATCCAGCTGTGCCTGTATATCGGCCTGGTGCTGATAGGCTTCGCCGCTGGCGTGATGCTGCTGGGTGAGCGGGATCTGTTCAAACCTGGCTACTGGTCCATGCGCAAGGCCTGA
- a CDS encoding autotransporter assembly complex protein TamA, with amino-acid sequence MLSGVQAGAAELDVRVEPENRALRENIENYIGDLGDRDARELLRYSRVAQRQAEKALQALGYYRSRIRTDVREGEEPTLVLRVRTGEPVRLRNITVRLEGPAAEFSGFRVAQRSLRQGDVLNHGRYEDVKQQFLNQASRYGYFDGRFTRQRLAVDPRENTADVELVFDSGPRYRLGDVRFEGDAPFDDDLLSRMVPFKADTPYDSELIAELSQALQSSGYFEGVRVDANPASASEQRIPVAVALTTRKPRTFGLGLGYSTDVGPRIRLNWTRHWVNPQGHSYGAETELSAPRQNVGLWYDIPLDPPLTDKLRFVGGYQYEEIAGTDTLSRLLKVGPEWHSRLPSGWLRVLSLKWQHEEYRLGDDSGLSTLLMPGVAYSYLRSDNRIDPSQGYRLQFEVAAAKDGVFSDADLIHANVLLRGLTTLGQRHRFLGRVQLGGNWTDEYVNVPPSLRYFAGGDQSVRGYDYQSLSPTNSDGDKIGGRYQFAVSAEYQYSIAEKWRIATFVDQGNAFNSLEIPTLKSAVGVGVRWVSPVGPIRVDLAHPLDSEGGVRLHFSMGPEL; translated from the coding sequence ATGTTGAGCGGCGTTCAGGCCGGCGCGGCCGAGCTGGACGTACGGGTCGAGCCGGAAAACCGCGCGTTGCGGGAGAATATCGAAAACTACATCGGCGACCTGGGCGATCGGGATGCGCGCGAGCTGCTGCGCTACAGCCGGGTGGCGCAGCGTCAGGCTGAGAAAGCGCTGCAGGCGCTTGGCTATTACCGCAGCCGCATCCGCACCGATGTGCGCGAGGGCGAGGAACCGACCCTGGTGCTGCGAGTGCGGACCGGCGAACCGGTGCGCTTGCGCAACATCACCGTGCGCCTGGAAGGGCCAGCGGCCGAGTTTTCGGGCTTTCGCGTCGCCCAGCGCAGCCTGCGCCAGGGTGACGTACTCAATCATGGTCGCTACGAGGACGTGAAGCAGCAGTTCCTCAACCAGGCCTCGCGCTACGGCTATTTCGACGGACGCTTCACCCGCCAGCGCCTGGCGGTCGACCCCCGGGAGAACACCGCCGATGTCGAGCTGGTATTCGACAGCGGGCCGCGTTATCGCCTCGGCGACGTGCGCTTCGAGGGCGATGCGCCATTCGATGACGACCTGCTCTCGCGCATGGTGCCGTTCAAGGCCGATACGCCCTATGACTCCGAGCTGATCGCCGAACTCAGCCAAGCGCTGCAGTCCAGCGGCTACTTCGAGGGCGTGCGGGTCGATGCCAACCCCGCCAGCGCCAGTGAGCAGCGCATTCCCGTCGCCGTTGCCCTGACCACCCGCAAGCCGCGCACCTTTGGCCTCGGCCTTGGCTATTCCACCGACGTCGGGCCGCGCATCCGCCTGAACTGGACGCGCCACTGGGTCAACCCGCAAGGGCACAGCTATGGCGCGGAAACCGAGCTCTCCGCACCGCGGCAGAACGTCGGGCTCTGGTACGACATTCCGCTCGATCCGCCGCTGACCGACAAGCTGCGCTTCGTCGGTGGTTACCAGTACGAGGAGATTGCCGGCACCGACACGCTGAGCCGTCTGCTCAAGGTCGGCCCGGAATGGCACAGCCGCCTGCCCAGTGGCTGGCTACGGGTGCTCTCGCTGAAATGGCAGCATGAGGAATACCGCCTCGGCGACGATTCAGGGCTGAGCACGCTGCTGATGCCCGGCGTCGCCTACAGCTACCTGCGCAGCGACAACCGCATCGATCCCAGCCAGGGCTACCGCCTGCAGTTCGAAGTGGCGGCGGCCAAGGACGGCGTGTTTTCCGATGCCGACCTGATCCACGCCAACGTGCTGCTGCGCGGGCTGACCACCCTGGGGCAGCGCCATCGTTTCCTCGGTCGGGTGCAACTGGGCGGCAACTGGACGGATGAATACGTCAACGTGCCGCCATCGCTGCGCTATTTCGCCGGTGGCGATCAGAGCGTGCGTGGCTACGACTATCAGAGCCTGTCGCCGACCAACTCCGACGGCGACAAGATCGGCGGTCGCTATCAGTTCGCTGTCAGCGCCGAGTATCAGTATTCCATCGCCGAGAAATGGCGGATCGCGACCTTCGTCGATCAGGGCAACGCATTCAATTCGCTGGAGATCCCGACGCTGAAGAGCGCAGTCGGTGTCGGCGTGCGCTGGGTCTCGCCGGTCGGGCCGATTCGCGTCGACCTGGCCCACCCGCTGGATAGCGAGGGTGGCGTGCGGCTGCACTTCTCCATGGGGCCGGAACTGTGA
- a CDS encoding alanine/glycine:cation symporter family protein, with amino-acid sequence MEFLNNLVNTINGLVWGPPMLVLILGTGLVLMIMLKFMPLTRIGTGFALMWRGRAKGDESTGEISPFQALMTSLAATVGTGNIAGVATAIFLGGPGALFWMWCTALVGMATKYCEVVLAVHYREKDDRGEHVGGPMYAIKNGLGKKWVWLGTAFAIFGGLAGFGIGNMVQVNSMAHALETTFSVPLWATGLITMVVVGLVILGGIRRIGVVAASLVPFMCLAYLIAGAVVLVVNASAIPAAFDLIFTHAFTPIAATGGFAGAAVIAAIRFGVARGIFSNEAGLGTAGIAQAAGTTTSSVRSGMIGMLGTFIDTIIVCSMTGLAIICTGVWTSGASGAALSAAAFESAMPGIGGVILTIALVVFAFTTILGWSYFGEKCWEFLVGTKAIWPFRVIWVLAVPFGAIAQLDFAWLLADTLNGLMAIPNLVSLLLLSPVVVKLTKEYFARS; translated from the coding sequence ATGGAATTTCTGAACAACCTCGTCAACACCATTAACGGCCTCGTCTGGGGCCCGCCCATGTTGGTCCTGATCCTTGGCACCGGCCTGGTGCTGATGATCATGCTCAAGTTCATGCCGCTGACCCGCATTGGTACCGGCTTTGCCCTGATGTGGCGCGGTCGTGCCAAGGGCGACGAATCCACCGGTGAGATCAGCCCGTTCCAGGCGTTGATGACGTCGCTGGCCGCAACGGTAGGTACCGGCAACATCGCCGGCGTCGCCACGGCGATCTTCCTCGGCGGCCCGGGCGCGCTGTTCTGGATGTGGTGCACCGCGCTGGTCGGTATGGCCACCAAGTACTGCGAGGTCGTGCTGGCGGTTCACTACCGCGAGAAGGACGACCGTGGCGAGCACGTCGGCGGCCCGATGTATGCCATCAAGAATGGGCTGGGCAAGAAGTGGGTCTGGCTTGGCACTGCGTTCGCCATCTTCGGCGGGCTGGCCGGCTTCGGCATTGGCAACATGGTGCAGGTCAACAGCATGGCCCACGCGCTGGAAACCACCTTCTCGGTGCCGCTGTGGGCGACCGGCCTGATCACCATGGTCGTGGTCGGCCTGGTGATTCTCGGCGGTATCCGCCGCATCGGCGTTGTGGCCGCGTCGCTGGTTCCCTTCATGTGCCTGGCCTACCTGATCGCTGGTGCGGTGGTGCTGGTGGTGAATGCCTCCGCGATCCCGGCCGCGTTCGACCTGATCTTCACCCATGCCTTCACGCCGATCGCCGCCACTGGCGGTTTCGCCGGTGCCGCGGTGATTGCCGCAATTCGCTTCGGTGTCGCGCGCGGGATCTTCTCCAACGAGGCCGGTCTCGGTACCGCCGGTATCGCCCAGGCCGCCGGTACAACCACCAGCTCGGTGCGCTCGGGCATGATCGGTATGCTGGGCACGTTCATCGACACCATCATTGTCTGCTCGATGACCGGCCTGGCGATCATTTGTACCGGCGTCTGGACCAGCGGCGCCAGCGGCGCGGCATTGTCCGCGGCGGCCTTCGAGTCGGCGATGCCGGGCATCGGTGGGGTGATCCTGACCATCGCGCTGGTGGTCTTCGCCTTCACCACCATCCTTGGCTGGAGCTACTTCGGCGAGAAGTGCTGGGAATTCCTGGTGGGTACCAAGGCCATCTGGCCGTTCCGGGTGATCTGGGTGCTGGCGGTGCCCTTCGGTGCGATCGCTCAGCTGGACTTCGCCTGGCTGCTGGCCGATACGCTCAACGGCCTGATGGCGATCCCCAACCTGGTCTCGTTGCTGCTGCTGAGCCCGGTCGTGGTGAAGCTGACCAAGGAGTATTTCGCGCGCAGCTGA
- a CDS encoding NAD(P)-dependent oxidoreductase, which translates to MIAHGFVRLIKQHYQDMQISRVLTRRPLSTMTDFPLADVLTNSLDELIDNSDLIVECSGDVFHGTVVIERAFEAGLKVVTVNAELQVTTGSYLAGKGFLTEAEGDQPGSLAALREDALQMGFQPLVYGNMKGYLNHDPSPEDMAYWANRQGISVDQTTSFTDGTKVQIEQVIIGNGLGATITRQGMEGLASTNLDDSASLLGMMAERVGQPIVDYVIPSGYPAGGVFLVGRHDEDQARAIEYFKLGRGPFYTLVRPFHLCSLEVGKTVRRVLSGGGVLLNNSTEPTLGVAAIAKRAMKPGELIERGIGGFQFRGEAIKLAQHPDHVPIGLLRKTALKRAVEPGQIITFDDIDILPSRALDIVMEQRKPRLVEVESKSEGRTAPCINTMGMLALGG; encoded by the coding sequence ATGATCGCCCACGGCTTCGTCCGGTTGATCAAACAGCACTATCAGGACATGCAGATTTCCCGTGTCCTCACGCGCCGACCACTTTCGACGATGACCGACTTCCCGCTGGCGGACGTCCTTACCAATTCGCTGGACGAGCTGATCGACAATTCCGATCTGATCGTCGAGTGCAGTGGTGATGTGTTCCACGGAACGGTCGTCATCGAGCGCGCCTTCGAAGCCGGCTTGAAGGTCGTGACCGTCAACGCCGAATTGCAGGTCACCACGGGTTCGTACCTGGCGGGCAAGGGCTTTCTCACGGAAGCCGAGGGCGATCAGCCCGGTTCGCTGGCGGCCTTGCGTGAGGATGCGCTGCAGATGGGCTTCCAGCCGCTGGTCTACGGCAACATGAAGGGCTATCTGAACCATGACCCTTCCCCCGAGGACATGGCCTACTGGGCCAACCGGCAAGGCATCAGCGTCGATCAGACGACCTCCTTCACCGACGGCACCAAGGTGCAGATCGAGCAGGTGATCATCGGCAACGGGCTGGGTGCGACCATCACCCGTCAGGGCATGGAAGGTCTCGCCTCGACCAATTTGGACGACAGCGCCAGCCTGCTCGGCATGATGGCCGAACGGGTGGGGCAGCCCATCGTCGATTACGTGATCCCCTCCGGCTACCCGGCTGGCGGCGTGTTCCTGGTAGGCAGGCACGACGAGGATCAGGCCCGGGCCATCGAATATTTCAAGCTCGGACGCGGCCCGTTCTACACGCTGGTGCGGCCGTTCCATCTGTGCTCGCTGGAAGTGGGCAAGACCGTACGCCGCGTGCTCAGCGGCGGCGGCGTGCTGCTCAACAACTCGACCGAGCCGACCCTCGGGGTTGCCGCCATCGCCAAGCGCGCCATGAAGCCGGGCGAGCTGATCGAGCGTGGCATCGGCGGCTTCCAGTTCCGCGGTGAGGCGATCAAGCTGGCCCAGCATCCGGATCACGTGCCGATCGGCCTGCTGCGCAAGACGGCGCTCAAGCGTGCCGTCGAGCCTGGCCAGATCATTACCTTCGACGATATCGACATCCTGCCGAGCCGCGCCTTGGATATCGTCATGGAGCAGCGCAAACCGCGGCTGGTGGAAGTCGAGTCGAAGTCGGAAGGCAGGACGGCCCCCTGCATCAACACGATGGGGATGCTTGCCCTGGGTGGTTGA
- a CDS encoding MdtA/MuxA family multidrug efflux RND transporter periplasmic adaptor subunit produces the protein MSETHPTTARSSLRWALLILVVIAIAALLWWLWPAPNKEAPQRPGGRPGFGAFGGAVPVRVAKVEQGEFEVFNKALGSVTPLNTVNLRSRVAGELVELRFEEGQRVKKGDLLAVVDPRPYKVALQQAEGTLQQNRAQLKNAQVDFERYRGLYADDSIAKQTLDTQEALVSQYQGTLAANQAAVNEARLNLEFTQIRAPIDGRVGLRQLDVGNLVAANDTTPLVLITQTQPMSISFTLPEGDLLPVLTRYRQGDKLVVQIWDRGEKVMFGEGVLESIDNQIDATTGTLRLKARFDNEQELLIPNQFVNVRLRVETLRDAVLIPTAALQFGSRGTFAYVVGEDSKVQLRLLKAGPSNGETTVVLEGLEVGERVVMEGTDRLRDGAEVEVVGSRRMAEEAAENPVLGGGEAAEREAQ, from the coding sequence ATGTCCGAGACGCATCCCACTACCGCGCGCTCCAGCCTCCGCTGGGCGCTCCTGATCCTCGTCGTCATTGCCATCGCAGCGCTGCTCTGGTGGCTGTGGCCTGCTCCCAACAAGGAAGCGCCGCAGCGCCCGGGCGGCCGTCCCGGCTTCGGTGCATTCGGCGGGGCGGTTCCCGTGCGCGTCGCCAAGGTGGAGCAGGGCGAGTTCGAGGTGTTCAACAAGGCACTCGGCAGCGTCACGCCACTCAACACGGTGAACCTGCGCAGCCGTGTGGCGGGCGAGCTGGTCGAGCTGCGCTTCGAAGAGGGACAACGCGTCAAGAAGGGCGATCTGCTCGCCGTGGTCGATCCGCGCCCTTACAAGGTGGCGTTGCAGCAGGCGGAAGGCACTCTGCAGCAGAATCGCGCGCAGCTGAAGAACGCCCAGGTGGATTTCGAACGCTATCGGGGCCTGTATGCCGACGACAGCATTGCCAAGCAGACGCTGGATACCCAGGAAGCGCTGGTCAGCCAGTACCAGGGCACGCTGGCGGCCAATCAGGCGGCGGTCAACGAAGCGCGACTGAACCTGGAGTTCACCCAGATCCGCGCGCCCATCGATGGCCGCGTCGGTCTGCGACAGCTCGATGTCGGCAATCTGGTCGCCGCCAATGACACCACGCCGCTGGTGCTGATCACCCAGACACAACCGATGTCGATCAGCTTCACGCTGCCGGAAGGCGATCTGCTGCCGGTGCTGACCCGCTACCGCCAGGGCGACAAGCTCGTGGTGCAGATCTGGGACCGTGGTGAAAAGGTCATGTTCGGCGAGGGCGTGCTGGAGAGCATCGACAACCAGATCGACGCCACCACCGGCACCCTGCGGCTGAAGGCGCGTTTCGACAACGAGCAGGAACTGCTCATCCCCAACCAGTTCGTCAATGTTCGCCTGCGGGTCGAAACCCTGCGCGATGCCGTGCTGATTCCGACCGCGGCGCTGCAGTTCGGCTCGCGCGGCACCTTCGCCTACGTCGTTGGCGAGGACAGCAAGGTTCAGCTGCGTCTGCTCAAGGCCGGGCCGAGCAACGGCGAGACGACGGTGGTGCTCGAGGGGCTCGAGGTGGGTGAGCGGGTAGTGATGGAGGGGACCGACCGACTGCGTGACGGTGCCGAGGTGGAAGTGGTCGGCAGTCGCCGCATGGCCGAAGAGGCCGCCGAGAACCCGGTGCTCGGTGGCGGCGAGGCCGCGGAGCGCGAGGCGCAATGA